In Carassius carassius chromosome 7, fCarCar2.1, whole genome shotgun sequence, one genomic interval encodes:
- the ifngr1 gene encoding interferon gamma receptor 1 codes for MRTQIYISVTVLILFFKKSASEAVRVPSPESVSVQCDSYGVEARWKYPEAHQDVYFQVEVQDKDGKRVSNLTRNLHLNISSMLFQPAFNRYCVNVTAVRGEEKSKPSVFFVFSYNKFAVANTTCYLDFPEVELSPEDGKLHVQFTNPLHLYRNSPALRDPSDDLEYCIETDEGKDEICETCRMTQNTSCEKSVVFSEHRGKYCIHLTGNIGQRFFNLRSSCFRGDIRRYTPFTVYLNPVLGVVLSLLFITGVIMLLAKKCNSEMKKKIPFMFPHFFDFGETQSHLPKTLCVVPDNVEPHLQIELVEDPEEQTSLVPLSDNKDLERVYSEDKNSYGPNDLVEDEQSDLSDFYDCPHAPKQKLEMSPGDTVDSYGP; via the exons ATGCGGACACAGATCTATATCAGTGTCACTGTCTTGATcctgttttttaaaaaatccgCCTCGGAAG CTGTGAGAGTCCCGTCTCCTGAGAGCGTGTCTGTTCAGTGTGACAGCTATGGAGTCGAAGCTCGATGGAAATATCCTGAGGCTCATCAGGACGTTTACTTCCAGGTCGAGGTGCAAGATAAGGACGGTAAAAG gGTCTCTAATCTTACAAGAAATCTGCATTTAAACATATCCAGCATGCTGTTTCAGCCAGCATTCAACCGTTACTGTGTCAACGTGACGGCTGTGCGTGGAGAAGAGAAGTCCAAGCCATCTGTCTTTTTTGTCTTCAGCTATAATAAATTTGCTGTTGCCAATACTACCT GTTATTTGGATTTTCCTGAGGTTGAACTTTCTCCCGAAGATGGCAAACTTCACGTCCAGTTCACCAACCCTCTTCATCTGTACAGAAACTCACCGGCTCTGCGTGACCCCAGCGATGATCTGGAATACTGTATCGAAACAGACGAG GGGAAGGATGAAATCTGTGAAACCTGTCGAATGACGCAAAATACATCATGCGAGAAGTCTGTTGTGTTTTCTGAGCACAGAGGCAAATACTGCATCCATCTGACTGGAAATATTGGACAGAGGTTTTTCAATCTCAGAAGCAGCTGTTTCAGAGGAGACATAAGAAGAT ATACTCCGTTCACGGTGTACTTGAATCCAGTGCTGGGGGTCGTTTTAAGTCTGCTGTTCATAACCGGCGTCATTATGCTGTTAGCGAAGAAGTGCAACTCAGAAATGAAGAAGAAGATCCCCTTTATGTTCCCGCATTTCTTT GATTTCGGTGAAACACAATCGCACTTGCCGAAAACACTGTGTGTGGTGCCAGATAACGTGGAGCCACATCTGCAGATCGAACTGGTTGAAGACCCTGAAGAGCAAACATCGCTGGTACCATTGTCTGATAACAAGGATCTGGAAAGAGTCTACTCAGAAGATAAAAACTCCTATGGGCCTAATGACCTTGTTGAAGATGAGCAGAGCGACCTGTCTGATTTTTACGACTGCCCACATGCTCCCAAGCAAAAACTGGAGATGAGTCCTGGAGATACGGTAGATAGTTACGGACCCTAA
- the ltv1 gene encoding protein LTV1 homolog, translated as MPHKKKKAFINKKSALSFHLVHRSQKDPLAADETAPQHVLLPAARVEVEKRKEEQRNFGVFFDDDYNYLQHLREAPQPAELVSAPRIRRDARPKPEEDEEEASVPTASINLPSSVFASEFEEEVGLLNKAAPVSGPRLDLDPDIVAALDEDFDFDDPENILEDDFVVKANDVMGGDDDDEWEDTDEEDDEDEEQDYDSEGGLSEDEEGGRREFMFADCETKSRFTEYSLTSSIMRRNEQLTLLDDRFEKFYEQFDDDEIGALDNAELEGYIEPDSKRLEEVIKDYFIQKEKECQKPDQLGPAELPSVKEEDEEEDDDGEVEIETMVIEPPTERWDCETIISTYSNLYNRPKLIQDPPKPKEIRVSAKTGIPLDVLPKRGPTTKQVERMERINDSDLPRAATQPRSREESAEERRARKQAIKTERKERRSEKKANKLAFKQEKQMQEKQMVHLRANVQGLKLS; from the exons ATG CCTCACAAAAAGAAGAAAGCCTTCATCAATAAGAAGAGCGCATTGTCCTTTCACCTGGTGCACAGAAGTCAGAAAGATCCTCTGGCTGCAGACGAGACAGCTCCCCAACATGTCCTTCTGCCCGCTGCCagg GTGGaggtggagaagaggaaggaggaACAGCGTAATTTCGGAGTGTTTTTTGATGATGACTACAATTACCTGCAGCACCTGAGAGAGGCGCCTCAGCCCGCAGAGTTGGTCTCTGCTCCTCGCATCCGCAGAGACGCTCGACCGAAACCTGAAGAGGATGAAGAGGAGGCCAGCGTCCCT ACGGCCTCCATCAACCTGCCCTCGTCTGTGTTCGCGTCTGAGTTTGAAGAGGAAGTTGGTTTATTAAACAAAGCAGCCCCTGTTTCAG GGCCGCGGTTGGATCTGGATCCTGACATTGTCGCTGCGCTGGATGAGGACTTTGATTTCGACGACCCGGAGAACATCCTGGAAGATGACTTCGTCGTCAAAGCCAACGACGTCATGGG TGGTGATGACGATGATGAATGGGAGGACACGGAtgaggaagatgatgaagatgaggagcAAGATTATGATTCAGAAGGTGGTCTGTCTGAGGATGAGGAAGGCGGCCGGAGAGAGTTCATGTTTGCCGACTGTGAGACGAAGAGTCGGTTCACTGAGTATTCGCTCACATCTTCCATCATGAGGAGGAACGAGCAGCTGACGCTCCTGGACGACCGCTTCGAGAAG TTTTATGAGCAGTTTGACGATGACGAGATCGGCGCGCTGGATAACGCAGAGCTGGAGGGCTACATCGAACCGGACAGCAAGCGACTGGAGGAGGTCATCAAAGACTACTTcatacagaaagagaaaga atgtcaGAAACCAGATCAGCTGGGTCCTGCGGAGCTGCCCTCTGTGAaagaggaagatgaagaagaggatgatGATGGAGAGGTGGAGATTGAGACGATGGTCATTGAGCCGCCCACAGAGCGCTGGGACTGTGAGACCATCATCA GTACATACTCCAACCTCTACAACCGGCCCAAACTGATCCAGGACCCCCCAAAG CCCAAGGAGATCCGAGTGTCCGCTAAGACAGGGATTCCTCTGGACGTCCTGCCAAAACGAGGCCCGACTACCAAACAGGTGGAGAGGATGGAGAGGATCAACGACTCGGACCTGCCCCGAGCCGCCACACAGCCCCGCTCACGGGAGGAGAGCGCAGAGGAGAGGAGAGCCAGGAAACAGGCCATCAAGACGGAGAGGAAg GAGAGGAGGTCAGAGAAGAAAGCAAACAAACTGGCGTTCAAACAGGAGAAGCAGATGCAGGAGAAGCAGATGGTTCATTTAAGAGCAAACGTTCAGGGTCTGAAGCTCTCGTAG
- the capn9 gene encoding calpain-9 — translation MPYSVNLPSGSGQATLVNSTQADGKTFEQLRLECLQKGKLFEDPDFPAVDDSLFFSQRVPVNFEWKRPGEICKDPKFITGGATRTDICQGQLGDCWLLAAIASLTLHEETLKRVVPHDQDFDRGYAGIFHFQFWQHNKWLDVVVDDRLPCVRNKLVFVHSADQTEFWSALLEKAYAKLNGSYESLKGGSTMEAMEDFTGGVGEMYETKNAPTNLFLILKKAVERGSMLGCSIDITSSAESEAQTTTGLVKGHAYSITGVEEVNYRGSKVQLIRVRNPWGQVEWNGPWSDNSREWNAIGSSEKTRLLHNSLDDGEFWMEFGDFKANYDKIEICNLTADSLSDDDRKKWQVNLFEGNWIRGSTAGGCRNYIDTFWTNPQFKLRLDHPDDGDKMCSVIVALLQKNRRRLRKEGLDLETIGFAIYEAPDDQDHQGKDFFRYNGSKARSRSYVNMREVSERFRLPPGNYLLVPTTFQPHHEADFLIRIFSENKAGAIEMGNTIKADLPEPPKPNPPEEETDEEKGLRRLFEQIAGSDKAISARELQHVLNNVLSRRKEVKFDGLTLNTCHSIINLMDADNTGMLEFEEFKVFWDKLKNWIMLFLSYDTDRSGRMSSYELRSALNAAGMNLNNKILQLLGLRFADENFEIDFDDYLTCIVRLENMFRVFQALDKQKKGVISLNMMQFLMLSMNI, via the exons ATGCCCTACAGCGTGAATCTGCCGAGTGGCTCTGGCCAGGCAACCCTAGTGAACAGCACACAGGCGGACGGGAAGACGTTTGAACAGCTTCGCCTGGAGTGTTTGCAGAAGGGGAAGCTGTTTGAGGATCCAGATTTCCCAGCCGTAGATGACTCGCTCTTCTTCAGCCAGAGGGTCCCGGTTAACTTTGAATGGAAGAGGCCGGGG GAAATCTGCAAAGACCCAAAGTTCATTACAGGAGGAGCCACCAGGACAGACATCTGTCAGGGGCAGCTGG GAGACTGCTGGTTGCTGGCAGCGATTGCCTCCCTGACCCTCCATGAGGAAACTCTAAAAAGGGTCGTACCACATGACCAGGACTTTGATCGTGGCTACGCTGGAATCTTCCATTTCCAG TTCTGGCAGCATAATAAATGGCTGGACGTGGTGGTGGACGACCGACTCCCGTGTGTGAGGAACAAGCTGGTGTTCGTCCACTCCGCTGACCAAACTGAGTTCTGGAGTGCACTTCTGGAGAAGGCCTATGCCAA GCTGAATGGCAGCTATGAATCCCTGAAAGGAGGAAGCACCATGGAGGCGATGGAGGACTTCACGGGCGGCGTGGGGGAGATGTACGAGACGAAGAACGCCCCCACaaacctcttcctcatcctcaagAAAGCCGTGGAGAGAGGATCCATGCTCGGCTGCTCCATCGAT ATCACTAGTTCTGCTGAATCTGAAGCACAAACCACTACTGGTCTGGTTAAAGGCCACGCTTACTCCATCACTGGAGTGGAAGAG GTCAACTACAGAGGATCAAAGGTCCAGCTGATTCGTGTTCGTAACCCCTGGGGTCAGGTGGAGTGGAACGGACCCTGGAGCGACAA TTCCAGGGAATGGAACGCTATCGGCAGTTCAGAGAAGACACGACTGCTGCACAACTCTTTGGATGACGGAGAGTTCTG GATGGAGTTCGGGGACTTCAAAGCCAACTACGATAAAATTGAGATCTGTAACCTGACTGCTGACTCTCTGTCAGACGACGATAGGAAGAAGTGGCAAGTCAATCTGTTCGAGGGCAACTGGATCAGGGGCTCCACTGCTGGAGGATGCAGGAACTACATCG ACACATTCTGGACAAACCCGCAGTTTAAGCTCCGTCTGGACCATCCAGATGATGGTGACAAGATGTGCAGTGTCATCGTGGCCCTGTTGCAGAAGAACCGCCGTCGGCTCAGGAAAGAGGGGCTTGACTTAGAGACCATTGGCTTTGCCATTTACGAG GCTCCTGATGATCAAGATCACCAGGGGAAGGACTTTTTCCGCTACAACGGCTCTAAAGCGCGGAGCCGTTCTTACGTCAACATGAGGGAGGTGTCCGAGCGCTTCAGACTGCCGCCGGGAAACTACCTGCTGGTGCCCACCACCTTCCAGCCGCACCATGAGGCTGACTTCCTGATCCGGATCTTCTCCGAGAACAAAGCTGGAGCCAT tGAGATGGGAAACACCATTAAAGCAGATCTGCCAGAG CCACCGAAGCCAAACCCACCTGAGGAGGAGACGGATGAGGAGAAGGGCCTGAGGAGACTGTTCGAACAGATCGCCGGATCG GATAAGGCCATCAGTGCCAGAGAACTGCAGCATGTGCTGAACAATGTTCTGAGCAGAA GGAAAGAGGTGAAGTTTGATGGCTTGACACTCAATACCTGCCACAGCATCATCAACCTGATGGAT GCGGATAACACCGGAATGCTGGAATTCGAGGAGTTCAAAGTCTTCTGGGATAAGCTGAAGAACTGGATC ATGCTGTTCCTGTCTTACGATACGGACCGTTCTGGACGCATGTCATCCTACGAGCTGCGCAGTGCTCTTAATGCTGCAG GCATGAATTTGAACAATAAGATTTTGCAGTTGCTTGGTCTGCGGTTTGCAGATGAAAATTTTGAAATTGATTTTGATGATTACCTGACATGCATCGTGCGTCTGGAGAACATGTTCA GAGTCTTCCAGGCCTTAGATAAGCAAAAGAAAGGAGTGATCAGTCTGAACATGATGCAG TTCCTGATGTTGTCCATGAACATATGA
- the taf5l gene encoding LOW QUALITY PROTEIN: TAF5-like RNA polymerase II p300/CBP-associated factor-associated factor 65 kDa subunit 5L (The sequence of the model RefSeq protein was modified relative to this genomic sequence to represent the inferred CDS: inserted 4 bases in 2 codons; substituted 2 bases at 2 genomic stop codons) — protein sequence MAQCSSSDVSALSAKALKKRERLMEQRWMGSAVFSRPLLQLRTLDQFFSAFLWDCLMRGAVDSFYSRFHALFQQDPEQNAIVDLLRGVITPQADDEDASSSEIKTLRAHIGPVYGTAFLTDGSGLLSCTEDSSIHLWDLSSFTNTVLXRSYAHPVWDMDVSPCSVYFSTASHDRTARLWSFVCTYPLRLYAGDLXGDLWSTQXGASVRLFTGHRGLVLSLSFSPNGKYLASAGEDQRLKPWDLASGSLLKDLQGHSDSITSLSFSQDSSLVASPSMDHSVRXWDIHSIPSEQIGQYTGSTSNILNVQFMSCDLLLVTGTVLEKQEQ from the exons ATGGCGCAGTGCAGCAGCAGTGACGTCAGCGCGCTCTCAGCGAAGGCGCTGAAGAAGAGAGAGCGGCTAATGGAGCAGCGGTGGATGGGATCTGCAGTTTTCTCTCGACCTCTTCTTCAGTTAAGAACTCTCGACCAGTTTTTCAGCGCTTTTCTCTGGGACTGTCTCATGCGG GGGGCGGTGGACTCCTTCTACAGTCGCTTCCACGCGCTCTTCCAGCAGGACCCCGAGCAGAACGCGATCGTAGACCTGCTGCGAGGAGTAATCACGCCTCAG GCAGATGATGAAGACGCCTCGAGCAGTGAGATAAAGACCCTGCGCGCTCACATCGGTCCTGTGTATGGTACGGCGTTCCTGACGGATGGCTCCGGCCTGCTGTCCTGTACGGAGGACTCCAGCATACACCTCTGGGACCTGAGCAGCTTCACGAACACTGTCCTGTAACGCAGCTACGCCCATCCCGTCTGGGACATGGACGTCAGTCCCTGCAGCGTGTACTTCTCCACGGCGTCCCACGACCGCACCGCTCGCCTCTGGAGCTTCGTGTGCACCTATCCTCTGCGTCTGTATGCCGGAGACCT TGGAGACCTGTGGAGCACACAGTAGGGGGCGTCTGTGAGGCTGTTCACTGGGCACCGCGGGCTCGTGCTGTCCCTCTCCTTCTCACCCAACGGCAAATACCTGGCGTCGGCCGGAGAGGACCAGAGACTGAAGCCGTGGGACCTGGCGTCCGGCAGCCTGTTGAAAGACCTGCAGGGTCACAGCGACAGCATCACCAGCCTCTCCTTCAGTCAGGACAGCAGTCTGGTGGCCTCCCCCTCCATGGACCACTCGGTGCG GTGGGACATTCACAGCATCCCCAGTGAGCAGATCGGACAGTACACGGGCAGCACTAGCAACATCCTCAATGTGCAGTTCATGTCCTGCGACCTGCTGCTGGTGACGGGCACAGTGCTGGAGAAACAGGAACAGTGA